A genome region from Hevea brasiliensis isolate MT/VB/25A 57/8 chromosome 7, ASM3005281v1, whole genome shotgun sequence includes the following:
- the LOC110667920 gene encoding terpene synthase 10 — protein MALQLFAPFSNCSFPKQPLRNHNPFRLPKKGKISSPLGCMVSPKLAKKTIVRRSANYQPSIWDYDFVQSLKTEYVGEVCTKRINKLKEEVRLMLKQAVNPLDQLQLIDTLQRLGLAYHFEDEIKRILMSIYTHDSYENTRMREDLYATALEFRLLRQQGYKIPQEIFNSFGDEMGNFKMCLSEDWEGMLSLYEASFLSEEGESILQFARDFTTTSLKKYVEQSEDQNLSMIISHALELPLHWTMLRLESRWYIDVYERKQGRNPLLLELAKLDFNSVQATHQDDLKYVSRWWRNTGLGEKLSFARDRIVENFLWTIGETFEPQFSYCRRMSTKVNSLLTTIDDIYDVYGTLDELELFTDAVQRWDVNAIEQLPDYMKLCFLSLYNTINEIAFDVLKEQEFHIIPYLKKATCKSYLLEAKWYHSGYTPSLQEYLHNAWISSAAPVMLVHAYFLVKSPITNDALKCLEEYSNKIRCSSMIVRLADDLGTSSDELKRGDVLKSIQCYMHETGASEAKARDHIRFLISETWKKVNKERVADSPFSETFIGLVNNLARMAQCMYQYGDGHGIGNHETKDHVLSLLVQPIPCLSVTI, from the exons ATGGCCCTTCAATTGTTTGCTCCATTTTCTAATTGCTCTTTCCCTAAACAGCCACTAAGAAATCACAACCCATTCAGATTACCAAAAAAGGGGAAAATTTCCAGCCCTCTTGGATGCATGGTTAGTCCAAAACTTGCCAAGAAAACTATTGTGAGACGATCTGCAAATTACCAACCTTCCATTTGGGATTATGATTTTGTGCAGTCACTAAAGACTGAATATGTG GGAGAAGTGTGCACAAAACGAATCAATAAGCTGAAGGAAGAGGTGAGGCTGATGCTTAAGCAAGCTGTGAATCCTTTGGATCAGCTCCAACTAATTGATACCTTGCAAAGACTTGGATTAGCTTATCACTTTGAAGATGAAATAAAGAGAATTTTGATGAGCATTTACACCCATGATAGCTACGAAAATACACGGATGAGGGAGGATTTATATGCTACAGCTCTTGAATTTAGACTCCTGAGACAACAGGGATATAAAATACCTCAAG AGATCTTCAATAGTTTTGGAGATGAGATGGGAAACTTCAAAATGTGTCTATCTGAGGATTGGGAGGGAATGCTATCTTTGTATGAGGCATCATTCCTATCAGAGGAAGGTGAAAGTATCTTACAATTTGCAAGAGATTTTACAACCACTTCTCTAAAGAAGTATGTTGAGCAAAGCGAAGACCAAAATCTATCCATGATAATAAGTCATGCATTGGAGCTCCCACTGCATTGGACGATGCTAAGGTTGGAGAGCAGATGGTATATAGATGTATATGAGAGAAAACAAGGCAGGAATCCTCTTCTGCTAGAACTTGCTAAATTGGATTTCAACAGTGTGCAAGCAACACACCAAGACGATCTAAAATATGTGTCAAG GTGGTGGAGGAATACAGGTTTGGGGGAAAAGTTGAGCTTTGCCAGAGACAGGATAGTGGAGAACTTCTTATGGACAATTGGGGAGACATTCGAGCCACAATTCAGCTATTGCAGGAGAATGAGCACAAAAGTCAATTCACTATTAACAACAATCGATGATATCTATGACGTGTATGGCACTTTGGATGAGCTTGAGCTGTTCACTGATGCTGTTCAAAG ATGGGATGTCAATGCAATAGAGCAGCTTCCAGATTATATGAAGTTATGTTTCCTTTCTCTCTATAACACAATAAATGAAATAGCTTTTGATGTCCTTAAGGAACAAGAATTTCACATCATCCCCTACTTGAAAAAAGCC ACATGCAAATCATACTTATTGGAGGCCAAGTGGTACCATAGTGGATATACACCAAGTTTACAAGAATATCTCCACAACGCATGGATCTCTTCTGCAGCTCCTGTGATGCTGGTCCATGCTTATTTTCTTGTAAAATCTCCAATCACAAATGATGCCTTGAAATGCTTGGAAGAGTATTCCAATAAAATTCGATGTTCATCTATGATTGTTAGACTTGCAGATGATCTTGGAACATCATCA GATGAATTAAAGAGAGGCGATGTTCTGAAATCAATTCAATGTTACATGCATGAAACGGGAGCTTCAGAAGCAAAAGCTCGCGATCACATTCGATTTCTAATTAGCGAAACATGGAAGAAAGTGAATAAAGAAAGGGTTGCAGATTCTCCATTCTCGGAAACTTTTATTGGACTAGTAAATAACCTAGCTAGAATGGCACAATGCATGTACCAGTATGGAGATGGGCATGGGATTGGGAACCACGAGACCAAGGACCATGTTCTATCATTGCTTGTTCAACCAATTCCCTGCCTATCTGTAACCATTTAA